The Sulfolobus acidocaldarius DSM 639 genome has a window encoding:
- a CDS encoding SDR family oxidoreductase encodes MVTLIIGGSGQLGQELGKLIKDSILTFSSRPIEGGIYLDTRDYIRVEDLIMKTKPEVIINTSAITDVDKCEVDRINAHSVNSLAVKHMVRAASITKSYFVQISTDYVFDGNRGNYNEDDLPNPLNYYGLTKLLGETYSLSYDYSLVIRTSGIYGSNKENFPLYVLKSLEKGSKVRAVWDMYYSPINVKQLAEAIVQLLPLRKTGILNIAGDRISRYDLALKIAKMSSLNENLIEAASYEEMSWRAKRPKDSSLDSSTVKKYVSVNLSLEEGLRRLINDVQNK; translated from the coding sequence ATGGTGACTCTAATAATCGGTGGCTCTGGACAACTAGGTCAGGAACTTGGAAAGTTAATAAAGGACAGTATACTCACCTTTAGCTCAAGACCAATTGAAGGTGGTATTTACTTAGATACACGGGACTACATAAGGGTAGAAGACTTGATCATGAAGACTAAACCTGAAGTTATCATAAACACATCTGCAATTACAGATGTGGACAAGTGCGAAGTGGATAGAATCAATGCGCATAGTGTAAATTCTTTGGCTGTGAAGCACATGGTAAGAGCGGCTTCAATAACTAAGTCATACTTCGTTCAAATATCTACAGATTATGTATTTGACGGAAACAGGGGGAACTATAATGAAGACGATTTACCAAACCCTTTGAATTACTATGGGCTCACTAAGTTACTTGGAGAGACGTATTCTTTATCTTACGACTACTCACTTGTAATAAGGACTTCTGGGATCTATGGGAGTAACAAGGAGAATTTTCCTCTTTATGTCTTGAAGTCACTGGAGAAGGGGAGTAAGGTAAGGGCAGTTTGGGATATGTATTACTCTCCTATTAATGTTAAACAACTAGCTGAGGCTATAGTACAGCTGTTACCTTTAAGGAAAACGGGTATTTTGAATATTGCTGGGGATAGGATATCAAGATATGACTTAGCCCTAAAAATTGCTAAAATGTCCTCTCTAAATGAAAACTTGATAGAAGCTGCTAGTTACGAAGAAATGTCGTGGAGGGCAAAAAGACCCAAGGACTCTTCCCTGGACTCGTCAACTGTTAAGAAATATGTGAGTGTCAATCTGTCCTTAGAGGAGGGATTAAGGAGGTTGATAAACGATGTTCAGAATAAATGA